In one Desulfoferula mesophila genomic region, the following are encoded:
- a CDS encoding DUF4156 domain-containing protein, which translates to MQHKALTIWGLAACLAIVGGCSQGAAQKLVSTEVPAPARLAEAGEVQGCRFVGDVTGYAKSTRSGTASLARLSARDDLRQRAGAMGATDVVVQSYKGNRRAVATGKAYQCP; encoded by the coding sequence ATGCAACACAAGGCTCTCACGATTTGGGGTTTGGCCGCCTGCCTGGCGATTGTGGGCGGCTGCTCCCAGGGTGCCGCGCAAAAGCTAGTCAGCACCGAGGTGCCCGCCCCGGCCCGGCTGGCCGAGGCCGGCGAGGTGCAAGGCTGCCGCTTTGTGGGTGATGTGACCGGCTACGCCAAATCCACCCGGTCCGGCACCGCCTCCCTGGCCCGCCTGAGCGCCCGCGACGACCTGCGCCAGCGGGCCGGGGCCATGGGGGCCACGGACGTGGTGGTGCAAAGCTATAAAGGCAACCGCAGGGCCGTCGCCACGGGTAAGGCCTACCAGTGTCCCTAG
- a CDS encoding DUF3786 domain-containing protein: MSNEQPQPRAVFGEILVDYLAQLGEAWEGIDFAVLGVELDGETAVIPFFGQPHRVSLSEGFADPQGDKPSHAASVVLAKYLLQNAGGPGAGQEWVAYKQFPDAAPFVEGYANTVERLISREFAGHGDKLATQCASWGGRDFDAGVSYDLVLRLPALPRVPLLLLYNDEEEPFPAQCSVLFQQDASRYLDMECMAILGMVLAHRLVAGLKGSAEQNLLG, translated from the coding sequence ATGAGCAACGAGCAACCGCAACCCCGGGCCGTTTTCGGCGAGATATTGGTTGATTACCTGGCCCAATTGGGCGAGGCCTGGGAGGGCATCGACTTCGCCGTCCTGGGGGTGGAACTGGATGGCGAGACTGCGGTAATTCCCTTTTTCGGCCAGCCCCACCGGGTGAGCCTGTCCGAGGGCTTCGCCGATCCCCAGGGCGACAAGCCCTCCCACGCCGCCAGCGTGGTGCTGGCCAAGTATCTACTGCAAAACGCCGGAGGCCCCGGCGCGGGCCAAGAGTGGGTGGCCTACAAGCAGTTCCCCGACGCCGCGCCTTTTGTGGAGGGATATGCCAATACGGTGGAGCGTCTGATTTCCCGGGAGTTCGCGGGCCATGGCGACAAGCTGGCCACACAATGCGCCAGTTGGGGCGGTCGGGATTTTGATGCCGGGGTGTCCTACGACTTGGTGCTGCGCCTGCCTGCCCTGCCCCGGGTGCCCCTGTTACTGCTTTACAACGACGAGGAAGAGCCTTTCCCGGCCCAGTGCTCGGTGTTGTTCCAGCAGGATGCCTCGCGCTACCTGGACATGGAGTGCATGGCCATTCTGGGCATGGTCCTGGCCCACCGGCTGGTGGCCGGGCTCAAAGGAAGCGCGGAGCAAAACCTGCTGGGCTGA
- a CDS encoding carboxymuconolactone decarboxylase family protein: MISPEQNEAFEKFLATVKDNGVLDEETTTLAFLCASLAIRCRHCAERFIKQAKDQGISEEKMGAVAAVAMCVRAGSARSLALELVEEQ, from the coding sequence ATGATCTCCCCCGAACAAAACGAGGCTTTCGAGAAATTCTTGGCCACGGTCAAGGACAACGGCGTGTTGGACGAGGAGACCACCACCTTGGCCTTCCTGTGCGCCTCCCTGGCCATCCGCTGCCGCCACTGCGCCGAGCGCTTTATCAAACAAGCCAAAGACCAGGGTATTAGCGAGGAAAAGATGGGCGCGGTGGCGGCCGTGGCCATGTGCGTGCGCGCGGGCAGCGCCCGGTCGCTGGCCCTCGAGCTGGTCGAAGAACAGTAG
- a CDS encoding SAM-dependent methyltransferase — protein MSTLLGNRRRPKGEADAPAGSPNFNHGFFYLIGCGPGGPQTATLQALETIQRMDAILAPARQARMFAEFIGDIPIAFDPWAGFWDYQGRQVNSLSPEEAALFRQERDRLVEKRLGQIRDLLERGMDVGLLEFGNPCLFGPGQSYAELLKPQEVIVIPGMGADAAAMAALQASILPAHDARFLLQAAPFVLTGQGLKPDMSLDEPSPEAQELLTLLGKQEHSAIFYMALTDAPRLFEILRGHLPGDLPCAVVFWAGDLERQRVLRGTLDSMPGQLADDPERFMGLLLVGRFLEGKPFSAAHQRSPAMSQSAGEQN, from the coding sequence TTGTCAACTCTCCTTGGAAACCGGCGGAGGCCCAAAGGCGAGGCAGACGCGCCGGCTGGCTCGCCCAACTTCAACCACGGCTTTTTCTATTTGATCGGCTGCGGCCCCGGCGGGCCCCAGACCGCCACCCTCCAGGCCCTGGAGACCATCCAGCGCATGGACGCGATCCTGGCCCCGGCTCGCCAGGCTCGGATGTTCGCGGAGTTCATCGGCGACATCCCCATAGCGTTCGACCCCTGGGCGGGATTTTGGGATTACCAAGGCCGCCAGGTGAATAGCCTGAGCCCCGAGGAGGCGGCGCTGTTTCGCCAGGAACGGGATCGGCTGGTAGAAAAACGCTTGGGACAGATACGGGACTTGCTGGAGCGGGGCATGGACGTGGGCTTGCTGGAGTTCGGCAATCCCTGCCTTTTCGGGCCGGGGCAAAGCTATGCCGAGTTGCTCAAGCCCCAGGAAGTGATCGTGATACCGGGCATGGGGGCCGACGCCGCAGCCATGGCCGCATTGCAGGCCAGCATCCTGCCAGCCCACGATGCCCGCTTTTTGCTGCAAGCCGCGCCTTTCGTGCTCACCGGCCAAGGGCTCAAGCCCGACATGTCCCTGGACGAGCCCAGCCCCGAGGCCCAGGAGTTGTTGACCCTGCTGGGCAAGCAGGAGCACAGCGCCATTTTCTACATGGCCCTGACCGACGCCCCCCGCCTGTTCGAGATATTGCGGGGCCACCTGCCCGGAGACCTGCCTTGCGCGGTGGTTTTCTGGGCCGGCGATTTGGAGCGGCAGCGGGTGCTGCGGGGCACCCTGGACAGCATGCCCGGCCAGTTGGCCGATGATCCCGAGCGCTTCATGGGCCTGCTGCTCGTCGGCCGTTTTCTGGAGGGCAAACCTTTCAGCGCGGCCCATCAGCGTTCCCCGGCCATGTCCCAGTCGGCGGGGGAGCAAAATTGA
- a CDS encoding FmdE family protein: protein MAGCQLTPEQIEKAVDFHGHWCPGLAIGLRAGEYVLNHMGKSDDEEIVAIVETDMCAVDGIQSLTNCTFGKGNLLYRDHGKLAFTFYRRSDGKGVRLVMDAGRLGSPNSEFTELNRKWLKGDIEPEQKERLMQMRQERTDDIMNSEITEVFEIKEPDEPMPRSARILTSLVCEQCGESVMESRTRRLEGHTLCIPCFAKQG from the coding sequence ATGGCTGGATGCCAACTGACCCCTGAGCAAATTGAAAAAGCGGTGGACTTCCACGGCCACTGGTGCCCCGGTCTGGCCATCGGCCTGAGGGCCGGCGAGTACGTGCTCAACCACATGGGCAAGTCCGATGACGAGGAGATCGTGGCCATTGTGGAGACCGACATGTGCGCGGTGGACGGCATCCAGTCGCTGACCAACTGCACTTTCGGCAAGGGCAACCTGCTCTACCGGGACCACGGCAAGCTGGCCTTTACCTTCTACCGCCGCAGCGACGGCAAAGGGGTGCGCCTGGTGATGGACGCAGGCCGCTTGGGCAGCCCGAATTCCGAATTCACCGAGCTCAACCGCAAATGGCTCAAGGGTGATATTGAACCGGAACAGAAAGAACGCCTGATGCAGATGCGCCAGGAGCGCACCGATGACATCATGAACTCGGAGATCACCGAGGTCTTCGAGATAAAGGAGCCCGACGAGCCCATGCCCCGTTCGGCCCGCATCCTCACCAGCCTGGTGTGCGAACAGTGCGGCGAATCGGTGATGGAGTCGCGCACGCGCCGCCTGGAAGGGCACACGCTGTGCATCCCCTGCTTCGCCAAGCAGGGATAG
- a CDS encoding class I SAM-dependent methyltransferase — MNRDKAKFFDAQAGADWAADEYGEVERPKLERLLKQSELGPGQRVLEPGCGTGRLSQVLAQVVGPAGHLVAMDISAAMVAACHRRVAGLSWVRVERMALEEFQAPANSFDRVVCHQVFPHFDDQPAALAHLVRLLKPGGVLTVVHFMPSAVINDTHRKAGTVVEKDMLPPPREMRRMIEKAGLDTEVLVDDGLGYLLKARLSLA, encoded by the coding sequence ATGAACCGAGACAAGGCCAAATTTTTCGACGCCCAGGCGGGAGCCGATTGGGCGGCCGATGAATACGGCGAAGTGGAGCGTCCCAAGCTGGAGCGCCTGCTCAAACAAAGCGAGCTGGGGCCTGGGCAGAGGGTGCTGGAGCCGGGCTGCGGCACGGGGCGGCTCAGCCAGGTGCTGGCCCAGGTGGTGGGCCCCGCCGGGCACCTGGTGGCCATGGATATAAGCGCGGCCATGGTGGCAGCCTGCCACCGGCGAGTGGCCGGCCTGTCCTGGGTGCGGGTGGAGCGCATGGCGCTGGAGGAATTCCAGGCCCCGGCCAACAGCTTCGACCGGGTGGTGTGCCACCAGGTCTTCCCCCATTTCGATGATCAGCCTGCGGCCCTGGCCCACTTGGTAAGGCTTTTAAAGCCGGGAGGGGTGCTCACGGTGGTGCATTTCATGCCCAGCGCGGTGATCAACGACACCCACCGCAAGGCGGGCACGGTGGTGGAAAAGGACATGCTGCCCCCTCCCCGGGAAATGCGGCGTATGATAGAAAAGGCGGGGCTGGATACGGAAGTCCTGGTGGACGATGGTTTGGGCTATCTGCTCAAGGCGCGTCTGTCCTTGGCCTGA
- a CDS encoding iron ABC transporter substrate-binding protein, giving the protein MYPATSKRLFICILAGLMLLTLPSLARAADTLQITDMTGRKVSVPLNPSRIVCLGPGCLRLIVYLKAQDKVVGIEAFEKRFPGGRPYYYATPALGKLPAITPGGVPAINNLPDLEGVLKVRPQVVFATYLQKAKADQLQSLLNIPVVVLSYGPFASFDKVVLDSILLAGRILGKDQRAQEVVKRLEGWQADLGRRGQEAKRHAGAYVGGIGFKGTHGLESTDPNYLPLRWVGAKNLAATQGKTGHLMLDKEQLLGLNPEYVFVDGGGLALVAADYDKKPEFYKNLRAFQEGKVYLLHPFNWYTTNLGTALADSYAIGKILEPEAFQDVNPAAKADEIYVFLVGKPVYATMAKRYGPLGSTPSFLKKAAK; this is encoded by the coding sequence ATGTATCCGGCAACCAGCAAACGTCTGTTTATCTGCATTCTAGCGGGTCTCATGCTCCTCACCCTTCCCTCTCTGGCAAGGGCGGCGGACACCCTCCAGATAACCGATATGACCGGCCGCAAAGTAAGCGTGCCGCTGAATCCCTCGCGCATCGTGTGCCTGGGGCCGGGCTGCCTGCGTCTGATCGTATATCTGAAAGCCCAGGACAAGGTGGTGGGCATCGAGGCCTTTGAAAAGCGCTTCCCCGGAGGGCGGCCCTACTACTACGCCACGCCCGCACTGGGCAAGCTGCCGGCCATCACCCCCGGCGGCGTCCCGGCCATCAACAACCTGCCCGACTTGGAAGGGGTGCTCAAGGTGCGGCCCCAGGTGGTGTTCGCCACCTACCTGCAAAAGGCCAAGGCCGACCAGTTGCAATCGCTGCTCAACATCCCGGTGGTGGTGCTCTCCTATGGCCCCTTCGCCTCCTTTGACAAGGTGGTTCTAGACTCCATCCTCCTGGCTGGGCGCATCTTGGGCAAGGACCAGCGGGCCCAAGAGGTGGTCAAGCGCCTGGAAGGCTGGCAAGCAGACCTGGGACGGCGGGGCCAAGAAGCCAAACGGCATGCCGGCGCCTATGTGGGCGGCATCGGCTTCAAGGGGACCCACGGCCTGGAAAGCACCGACCCCAACTATCTTCCCTTGCGCTGGGTGGGAGCCAAGAACCTGGCCGCCACCCAAGGCAAGACCGGCCACCTCATGCTGGACAAGGAACAGCTTCTGGGCCTGAACCCGGAGTATGTCTTCGTGGACGGCGGAGGGCTGGCCCTGGTGGCGGCGGATTACGACAAGAAGCCCGAGTTTTACAAGAACCTGCGCGCCTTTCAGGAGGGCAAGGTGTACCTGCTGCATCCCTTCAACTGGTACACCACCAACCTGGGCACTGCCTTGGCCGACTCCTACGCCATCGGCAAGATTCTCGAGCCCGAGGCCTTCCAAGACGTAAATCCTGCGGCCAAGGCCGACGAGATTTACGTGTTCCTGGTAGGCAAGCCGGTTTACGCCACCATGGCCAAGCGCTACGGTCCATTGGGCAGCACGCCGTCTTTTTTGAAGAAAGCGGCCAAATGA
- a CDS encoding ABC transporter ATP-binding protein, translated as MTLEARDLFFTYNGRPVLDGLSLSLEHGEITGILGVNGAGKSTLLRCLNRILRPQKGVVMVEDHDLSKLGGEQIARLIGYVAQSQEREPLSVFDAVLLGRKPHIKWQATSHDLEVVTRVLGHMGLEPLALRPVSSLSGGEAQKVVIARALAQEPHLLLLDEPTSNLDLRNQLEVMELLMRAVRSQGLGAAVCLHDINLALRYLDRMVLMKQGKVHSVITPEELTAEIIRQVYGVEALLAEVEGYRVVVPRAATPRKQASPATQASS; from the coding sequence ATGACCCTGGAAGCCCGAGACCTATTCTTCACCTATAACGGCCGGCCGGTGCTGGACGGGCTCAGCCTGTCCCTGGAGCACGGCGAGATCACCGGCATCCTGGGGGTGAACGGAGCGGGCAAGTCCACCCTGCTCAGATGCCTCAACCGCATCCTGCGCCCCCAAAAGGGCGTGGTCATGGTGGAGGACCACGACCTGAGCAAGCTGGGCGGCGAGCAGATCGCCCGGCTCATCGGCTACGTGGCCCAGAGCCAGGAGCGCGAGCCCCTGAGCGTGTTCGACGCGGTGCTTCTGGGACGCAAGCCCCACATCAAGTGGCAAGCCACTTCGCATGATTTGGAGGTGGTCACCAGGGTGCTCGGGCACATGGGCCTGGAGCCCCTGGCCCTGCGCCCGGTATCGAGCCTGAGCGGCGGGGAGGCCCAAAAGGTGGTCATCGCCCGGGCCCTGGCCCAGGAGCCCCACCTGCTGCTGTTGGACGAACCCACCAGCAACCTGGACCTGCGTAACCAGTTGGAGGTGATGGAGTTGCTCATGCGGGCGGTGCGTAGCCAGGGGCTGGGCGCGGCGGTGTGTCTGCACGACATCAACCTGGCCCTGCGCTACCTGGACCGCATGGTGCTCATGAAGCAGGGAAAGGTGCACTCCGTGATAACCCCCGAAGAATTGACCGCCGAAATAATTCGGCAAGTTTACGGCGTGGAGGCGTTGCTGGCCGAAGTGGAGGGCTACCGGGTGGTGGTGCCCCGCGCGGCGACTCCCCGCAAGCAAGCCAGCCCCGCAACCCAGGCTTCCTCCTAG
- a CDS encoding FecCD family ABC transporter permease — translation MKHHHAPLPAALPGDLEAELISRYGAGLRRHYLILAALVALTILLALQAVAVGAYDLSAYKVLLILLGQGDGAQSVVVFNIRLPRIVAAIVTGWGLGLSGLVTQSLLRNPLASPFTLGMSHGAAFGAAFAIVFLGAGAVSTSALYSAGSGDFMFSSLYAVTLLAFAGAMAATAVILLLARLRHMSASAVILAGVAMSSLFMSGTILIQYFATEVEIATVVFWTFGDVARSNWREITLLFVATLGVSLYFLRRRWDLNALLAGEETAQALGVHVTRLRLLGMFLASLLVALATAFHGIIAFLGLLAPHISRRLVGGDHRFLVPCSGLVGSVLLLAADTVGRMLLGSGSMPVGVLTSFMGAPLFLYLLLKGRRL, via the coding sequence ATGAAACACCATCACGCCCCATTGCCCGCCGCCCTGCCCGGCGACCTGGAGGCCGAGCTGATCTCCCGCTACGGGGCGGGTCTACGCAGGCACTACCTGATCCTGGCCGCCCTTGTGGCGCTGACCATCCTGCTGGCCTTGCAGGCGGTGGCCGTGGGGGCCTACGACCTATCGGCCTACAAGGTGCTGCTGATCCTGCTGGGCCAAGGCGATGGAGCCCAGTCGGTGGTGGTGTTCAACATCCGTCTGCCGCGCATCGTGGCCGCCATCGTCACCGGCTGGGGCCTGGGCCTCTCGGGCCTGGTCACCCAGAGCCTGTTGCGCAACCCCCTGGCCTCGCCCTTCACCCTGGGCATGAGCCACGGCGCGGCCTTTGGCGCGGCTTTCGCCATCGTGTTCCTGGGGGCCGGGGCGGTGAGCACCAGCGCCCTGTACAGCGCCGGTTCCGGCGACTTCATGTTTTCCAGCCTCTACGCGGTAACCCTGCTGGCCTTTGCCGGGGCCATGGCCGCCACCGCGGTGATTTTGCTTTTGGCCCGCCTGCGCCACATGAGCGCCTCGGCGGTCATCCTGGCCGGGGTAGCCATGTCCTCGTTGTTCATGTCCGGCACCATCCTTATCCAATACTTCGCCACCGAGGTGGAGATCGCCACCGTGGTCTTTTGGACCTTCGGCGACGTGGCCCGTTCCAACTGGCGCGAGATTACATTGCTTTTTGTGGCTACGTTGGGGGTCAGCCTGTACTTCCTGCGCCGCCGTTGGGATCTCAACGCTTTGCTGGCCGGCGAGGAAACCGCCCAGGCCCTGGGGGTGCACGTCACCCGCCTGCGTCTGCTGGGCATGTTCCTGGCCTCCTTGCTGGTGGCCCTGGCCACCGCCTTCCACGGCATTATCGCCTTCCTGGGCCTGCTGGCCCCTCACATCAGCCGCCGCCTGGTGGGCGGCGACCACCGCTTTCTGGTGCCCTGTTCGGGCCTGGTGGGCTCGGTGCTGCTGTTGGCCGCCGACACGGTGGGCCGCATGTTGCTGGGTTCGGGCAGCATGCCGGTGGGGGTGCTCACCTCCTTCATGGGCGCGCCCCTGTTCCTCTACCTGCTGCTCAAGGGGAGACGGCTATGA
- a CDS encoding TonB-dependent receptor, whose translation MVSRIARLCAMTALGISLCLPAAIAEAEDSSEAKAQKTSDVVVVSSPVIEGDQVNRLGSQVTVVSEQQIDDMNAGDLPSALRRTPGVVISRHNPVGSFGGGAGGAIFIRGMGTGRPGQDIVTMIDGIPMVVGVWNHSVMDMLSIDNVHAIEVYKGAQPVLFGNNAFAAVNILPKYMRDEGFYTHGKLAGGSFDTLTEVAETGGKIGGFDYYLVQSYRYSDGQRENAGGSLQNYYGNVGYSFDSHLRLSLLLNYTQNWSEDPGPIDHPELSDGNFNTRDAISILKLENKYDWGYGFVKAYWDDGHLDWQEQSDGSDTRTDYGNYGVRISQTLTMWEGGALTLGFDQDYVSGKVLVISATGAQNGGQKETFSLSQPYMALSQEFKLGDFTIIPSAGARYFGHSEFESELGYQFGAIVRYQDTEVHANYAHTYNYPGVYVVQQSKLFWHNELWENLTPEELNHFEVGVSQKFASWIKADLTFFHDKGNDRLVLVYGPPHWENLGEFDNRGLEGTITLYPVDELALFVGATYLDRSPEDTPYAPEWSGSAGVNWRFWPGWLASVDGLYVDDYYVSDTRYQGARNTVDGYLLFNAKVSYSFPIDQVDMKVFVAGENLTNQDYEYKPGYPMPGISGMLGLEITF comes from the coding sequence ATGGTTAGCCGTATCGCGAGGTTGTGCGCGATGACCGCGCTGGGGATAAGCCTGTGTCTGCCGGCGGCAATCGCCGAAGCCGAGGATAGCAGCGAAGCAAAGGCGCAAAAGACATCGGACGTGGTGGTGGTGTCCTCGCCGGTAATCGAAGGCGACCAGGTCAACCGCCTGGGCAGCCAAGTGACTGTGGTGAGCGAGCAACAAATTGACGACATGAACGCGGGCGACCTGCCCTCGGCTTTGCGCCGCACCCCGGGCGTGGTGATCAGCCGCCACAACCCGGTGGGCTCTTTCGGCGGCGGCGCGGGCGGAGCCATCTTTATCCGGGGCATGGGCACCGGGCGTCCGGGGCAGGACATCGTCACCATGATCGACGGCATCCCCATGGTGGTGGGGGTGTGGAACCACTCGGTGATGGACATGCTGAGCATCGACAACGTGCACGCCATCGAGGTGTACAAGGGAGCCCAGCCGGTGCTTTTTGGCAACAACGCCTTTGCGGCGGTGAACATCTTGCCCAAATACATGCGCGACGAAGGCTTTTACACCCACGGCAAGCTGGCGGGCGGCTCCTTTGACACGCTGACGGAGGTGGCCGAAACCGGCGGCAAGATCGGCGGCTTTGACTACTACCTGGTGCAGAGCTACCGCTACAGCGACGGCCAGCGGGAAAACGCGGGAGGCTCGCTGCAAAACTACTACGGCAACGTGGGCTATAGTTTCGACTCCCACCTGCGCCTGAGCCTGTTGCTCAACTACACCCAAAACTGGTCCGAAGACCCCGGCCCCATCGATCATCCCGAACTGAGCGACGGTAACTTCAACACCAGGGACGCTATCAGCATCCTCAAGCTGGAGAACAAGTACGACTGGGGCTACGGCTTTGTGAAGGCCTATTGGGACGACGGACACCTGGATTGGCAGGAACAGAGCGACGGCAGCGACACCCGCACCGACTACGGCAACTACGGAGTGCGCATCAGCCAGACTCTGACCATGTGGGAAGGCGGCGCCCTTACCTTGGGCTTCGACCAGGACTACGTGTCCGGCAAGGTGCTGGTCATCAGCGCCACGGGGGCTCAAAACGGCGGCCAAAAGGAGACCTTCAGCCTGTCGCAGCCCTACATGGCCCTGAGCCAGGAGTTCAAGCTGGGGGACTTCACCATCATTCCCTCGGCGGGCGCCCGCTACTTTGGCCACAGCGAATTCGAGTCCGAGCTGGGTTACCAGTTCGGGGCCATCGTGCGCTACCAGGACACGGAGGTGCACGCCAACTACGCCCACACCTACAACTACCCCGGGGTGTACGTGGTGCAGCAGTCCAAGCTCTTTTGGCACAACGAATTGTGGGAAAACCTGACGCCCGAGGAACTCAACCACTTTGAAGTGGGGGTCAGCCAAAAGTTCGCCTCGTGGATAAAAGCCGACCTCACCTTCTTCCACGACAAGGGCAACGACCGCCTGGTGCTGGTGTACGGCCCGCCCCACTGGGAAAACCTCGGCGAGTTCGACAACCGCGGCTTGGAGGGCACCATTACCCTTTACCCGGTGGATGAGTTGGCCCTGTTCGTGGGCGCCACCTACCTGGACCGCAGCCCCGAGGACACCCCCTACGCCCCGGAGTGGAGCGGCTCGGCCGGAGTCAACTGGCGCTTCTGGCCCGGCTGGTTGGCCAGCGTGGACGGCCTGTACGTGGATGACTACTACGTTAGCGACACTCGTTACCAAGGCGCGCGCAACACGGTGGACGGTTACCTGTTGTTCAACGCCAAGGTGAGCTACAGCTTCCCCATCGACCAGGTGGACATGAAGGTTTTCGTCGCGGGCGAAAACCTCACCAACCAGGACTACGAATACAAGCCGGGCTATCCCATGCCCGGCATCAGCGGCATGCTGGGCCTGGAGATCACTTTTTAA
- a CDS encoding dihydroxy-acid dehydratase: MKKPRSQVIFDRSDRAISAIRLGILAGTGVEVEEAAQKPLIAIANSHTEFNPGHMHLRGLAQRVREGVLAAGGLAFEFNVPAPCDGLAEGHHGMRYVLPQRELIADAVETYVRSMRFDGLVLVASCDKIIPGMLMAAARLDLPTVLLPGGPSEKAIRQRRNQVESVRLSDYQDPEDRLACVTSGSCGACEVMGTANTFQCLGEALGLALPGSATVPAYAADKLRLARACGRRVVGLVEEGLGARRYLTAEALENALLLCQALGGSTNAALHLPALAHELGLEMPLERFNQASLRVPTLCAISPNGPHGVLDLHRAGGVPAVMRRIADQLNLEALTVAGPTWAEVTAEAQVRDPAVIPPLERPHFAQGGTVALFGNLAPEGAVIKQSAANPELHHFSGPARVFESEEDCLAGLRQGVIVEGEVVVIRNEGPKGGPGMPETLAVTVGLNQSGLQRVALVTDGRFSGASQGPCVGHVSPEAAMGGPIAALRDGDRITIDIAERRLEVQLSPEEMGRRLAAWKPRSQEIPPGYMRRYVKLVSSAAQGAVLD, encoded by the coding sequence ATGAAAAAACCGCGTAGCCAAGTAATCTTCGACCGCAGCGACCGGGCCATCAGCGCCATCCGTTTGGGCATCTTGGCGGGCACCGGGGTGGAGGTGGAGGAGGCGGCCCAAAAGCCCCTGATCGCCATCGCCAACTCCCACACCGAGTTCAACCCCGGCCACATGCATCTGCGCGGGCTGGCCCAGCGGGTGCGCGAAGGGGTGCTGGCTGCCGGGGGCCTGGCTTTCGAGTTCAACGTGCCCGCCCCCTGCGACGGCCTGGCCGAGGGGCACCACGGCATGCGCTACGTGCTGCCCCAACGGGAGCTGATCGCCGACGCGGTGGAAACCTACGTGCGCAGCATGCGCTTCGACGGGTTGGTGCTGGTGGCCTCCTGCGACAAGATCATCCCCGGCATGCTCATGGCCGCCGCCCGCCTGGACCTGCCCACCGTGCTGCTGCCCGGCGGGCCCAGCGAAAAGGCCATCCGCCAGCGGCGCAACCAGGTGGAAAGCGTGCGCCTGTCCGACTACCAGGACCCCGAGGACCGCCTGGCTTGCGTGACCAGCGGCTCCTGCGGGGCCTGCGAGGTCATGGGCACGGCCAACACCTTCCAGTGCCTGGGCGAGGCCCTGGGCCTGGCCCTGCCCGGCTCGGCCACGGTGCCGGCCTACGCCGCCGACAAGCTGCGCCTGGCCCGCGCCTGCGGCCGCCGGGTGGTGGGGCTGGTGGAGGAGGGCCTGGGGGCCCGCCGTTACCTCACCGCCGAGGCCCTGGAAAACGCCCTGCTGCTGTGCCAGGCCCTGGGCGGCTCCACCAACGCGGCCCTGCACCTGCCCGCCCTGGCCCACGAGTTGGGCCTGGAGATGCCCCTGGAGCGCTTCAACCAGGCCAGCCTCCGGGTGCCCACCCTGTGCGCCATCAGTCCCAACGGTCCCCACGGGGTTCTGGACCTGCACCGGGCGGGCGGGGTGCCGGCGGTGATGCGGCGCATCGCCGATCAACTTAACCTGGAGGCGCTCACGGTGGCGGGCCCCACCTGGGCGGAAGTGACCGCCGAAGCCCAGGTGCGCGACCCTGCCGTGATCCCGCCCCTGGAGCGTCCCCACTTTGCCCAGGGCGGCACCGTGGCCCTGTTCGGCAACCTGGCCCCGGAAGGCGCGGTGATCAAGCAATCGGCGGCTAACCCGGAGCTGCATCATTTCAGCGGGCCGGCCCGGGTGTTCGAGTCGGAGGAGGATTGCCTGGCCGGCCTGCGCCAAGGGGTCATCGTAGAGGGCGAGGTGGTGGTGATCCGTAACGAGGGGCCCAAGGGCGGCCCCGGCATGCCCGAAACCCTGGCGGTTACCGTGGGGCTGAACCAGTCGGGTCTCCAGCGGGTGGCCCTGGTCACCGACGGGCGCTTCAGCGGGGCCAGCCAGGGGCCTTGCGTGGGCCACGTTTCCCCCGAGGCGGCAATGGGCGGGCCCATCGCCGCGCTGCGCGACGGAGACCGTATAACCATCGACATCGCCGAACGCCGCCTGGAGGTGCAACTCAGCCCCGAGGAAATGGGCCGTCGCCTGGCCGCCTGGAAGCCGAGGAGCCAAGAGATTCCGCCGGGATACATGCGGCGTTACGTCAAGCTGGTGTCCTCGGCGGCCCAGGGTGCGGTGCTGGACTAA